Sequence from the Kineosporia corallincola genome:
GGTGCGTGCCGCCCTGGAGTCGCACGCCGCCCGGCTGGCCGCGCTGCACGCTGACGCCGCCGCGCTGGAGCGGATCGAGGCCCAGCGTGAGGTGATGACCAAGGAGAACCTGATCACCCTGCTGGAACGGGGCAAGGCCAACGACGACTTCCACGACCTGATCAGTGGGGCGTCCGGAAACCCCCGGCTGCTGCGCACGATTCGCGACCAGCGCCTGTTCCACTTCAACCGCCGGATCGGGGCGCTGTACGACGAGGAGTCGCTGCGCACCACCTCGCGCCAGCACGGTCAGCTGATCGACGCGGTGGTCGGCCGGGACGCCGACACCGCCGGTGAGATCGCCCGCGTGCACGTGGAGTTCTCGTTGCAGCTGCTGCTCGACCGGCTCTTCTAGTTCTTCTTCCCCGAACGGGTTTCCCCGGGCGAATGACGGCCCGGGGAAACCTTTTCAGGCGAGCGGGAGCTTGCTGACACCGGTGTCGACCTTGTCGTCGCTGGTGTCGTGGTCGTGATTGCGCCAGGCTCCGCGCTCACTCGGGCGCGTCGGCTTCGCGGCGTCGTCCGGGCCGATCTCTTCCCAGTTCAGGTCGTCCGGTGGGCCAAGAGACATCGTCGTCCTCCCTCACTCAAGGTGATGTCAGGCTACGGCGCG
This genomic interval carries:
- a CDS encoding GntR family transcriptional regulator — translated: MTVSEGSERITRPVLRSETVYGTLRQEITDGVLAPGTPLVEDDIAERLGVSRTPVRESIQRLAADGLVDSRRRRWVVHVYQPEEISEIYGVRAALESHAARLAALHADAAALERIEAQREVMTKENLITLLERGKANDDFHDLISGASGNPRLLRTIRDQRLFHFNRRIGALYDEESLRTTSRQHGQLIDAVVGRDADTAGEIARVHVEFSLQLLLDRLF